A genomic window from Candidatus Binatia bacterium includes:
- a CDS encoding wax ester/triacylglycerol synthase family O-acyltransferase yields MSDADALMWHIERDPQLRSTITTLWVLDRMPDEARLHEKIERASRIVPRLRERVASSQFSMAPPRWEVDPDFELDYHIRRTRLAGEGSMRELLDTAQLFAMQAFDRDRPLWEMRLVDGLSGGRAALLMKLHHAVSDGVGLVRITTSMIERGCEPESGDIEPMPEPPPVHLMTQAERFLDALDYERRKQTNRVRRTWNALGESLAEVARDPVTAAKDLSGAVSSVGRLLQPVSAPASPLMQGRSSRWRFDTLRVPFRPAKEAANRAGGRLNDAFVAAMTGGLRLYHEAHGVSADALRMSMPINMRTKETATKAGNQFVPVRFLVPLQIKDAAERMKAIRDLVHQQRDEPALPIVDELASLLNRFPTAVTTSLFGFMMKGVDFVTSNVPGPPFDVYVCGAKVEQIYGFGPLSGAAVNMTLFSYRRDLGIAVNTDRAAVPDPDRFLECLEQGMAEVLGAE; encoded by the coding sequence ATGAGCGACGCCGATGCGCTCATGTGGCACATCGAGCGCGATCCGCAGCTTCGATCGACGATCACGACGCTCTGGGTTCTCGACAGGATGCCGGATGAAGCTCGCCTTCACGAGAAGATCGAGCGCGCTTCACGGATCGTGCCGCGACTCCGCGAGCGAGTCGCGTCGAGCCAGTTCTCGATGGCACCGCCCCGTTGGGAGGTCGATCCGGATTTCGAACTCGACTATCACATCCGCCGGACACGGTTGGCCGGTGAGGGCTCGATGCGGGAGTTGCTGGACACCGCGCAGCTTTTCGCGATGCAGGCCTTCGATCGCGATCGCCCTCTGTGGGAGATGCGTCTCGTGGATGGCTTGTCCGGAGGGCGTGCCGCGCTCTTGATGAAGCTCCACCACGCGGTCTCCGATGGCGTGGGGCTCGTTCGCATTACGACGAGCATGATCGAACGTGGCTGCGAACCCGAGTCGGGCGACATCGAGCCGATGCCGGAGCCGCCGCCCGTCCATCTCATGACCCAAGCCGAACGGTTTCTCGACGCGCTCGATTACGAGCGCCGCAAGCAGACCAACCGCGTCCGCCGCACGTGGAACGCGCTCGGCGAGAGCCTCGCGGAGGTCGCTCGTGATCCCGTGACCGCGGCGAAGGATCTATCGGGTGCGGTCAGCTCGGTCGGCCGGTTGCTCCAGCCGGTTTCCGCACCGGCGAGCCCGCTCATGCAGGGGCGCTCCTCGCGTTGGCGCTTCGACACGTTGCGAGTCCCGTTCCGGCCCGCAAAGGAAGCTGCCAACCGGGCCGGCGGTCGTCTGAACGATGCGTTCGTCGCGGCGATGACCGGCGGCCTGCGTCTCTATCACGAGGCGCACGGTGTTTCTGCCGACGCGCTTCGCATGAGCATGCCGATCAACATGCGGACCAAAGAGACCGCGACCAAAGCCGGGAACCAATTCGTGCCGGTACGATTCCTCGTGCCCCTCCAGATCAAGGACGCGGCCGAGCGGATGAAGGCGATCCGCGACCTCGTGCACCAGCAGCGGGACGAGCCTGCGCTTCCGATCGTCGACGAGCTCGCCTCGCTCCTGAATCGCTTTCCGACCGCTGTGACGACCTCGCTTTTCGGATTTATGATGAAGGGTGTCGATTTCGTCACGAGCAACGTGCCAGGGCCGCCGTTCGACGTCTATGTCTGTGGTGCGAAGGTCGAGCAGATCTACGGCTTTGGGCCGCTCTCGGGGGCTGCCGTGAACATGACGTTGTTCAGCTATCGTCGCGACCTCGGGATCGCCGTAAACACAGATCGAGCGGCCGTCCCCGATCCCGATCGTTTCCTGGAGTGCCTCGAGCAGGGCATGGCCGAGGTTCTGGGCGCGGAGTGA
- a CDS encoding glycosyltransferase gives MARLVFTTIGSAGDLFPLLPVGRELRDRGHEVLFAANPWFRSAVEREAFPFHPTGPHLGPEEYAIRPEIFEPTRGGFPALQALMKHFILPHLPTVVRDLRTAAEGADLLLTHPAQLAAPMVAELTGVRWGTLSVFPGNIPSRCTVPQGALLSAMGGAVGRIANGVAWAAARAAMRFSFDRDLNRVRDEFGLARGRDLFLLSGLSAQQVLVLCPPEYCEPPADWAPSVRCTGYTLFDTPRNWRDPPELQAFLDDGPPPVLVSLGTSAAMDAGSFVAVVESALDELGLRGLFLVGQESNLPTGHSSCHAHFAYVPLSRVLGWSAVALHPGGFGTVAQVVTAGVPSVVVPRAFDQAYHGARIEALGLGRTVPWARLRAGRLVAALRDVQEDVGLRPRCREFAESLRGGNGVKVACDRIEERLRERA, from the coding sequence GTGGCAAGACTGGTCTTCACCACGATCGGCAGCGCGGGGGATCTCTTTCCGCTCTTGCCGGTCGGGCGAGAGCTGCGGGATCGAGGGCACGAGGTCCTCTTCGCCGCCAACCCGTGGTTTCGTTCCGCGGTGGAGCGCGAGGCGTTCCCATTCCATCCCACGGGCCCGCACTTGGGGCCCGAGGAGTACGCGATCCGCCCGGAGATCTTCGAGCCCACCCGCGGAGGGTTTCCGGCGCTCCAGGCGCTGATGAAGCACTTCATCCTGCCCCACTTGCCGACCGTCGTGCGAGATCTGCGCACGGCGGCGGAGGGAGCCGATCTTCTTCTGACGCACCCCGCGCAGCTCGCAGCCCCGATGGTCGCAGAGCTGACGGGAGTCCGCTGGGGCACCCTCTCCGTCTTCCCGGGGAACATCCCGAGCCGTTGTACGGTACCGCAGGGGGCGCTTCTGTCCGCGATGGGTGGCGCCGTCGGAAGGATCGCGAACGGAGTGGCCTGGGCGGCCGCGCGTGCGGCGATGCGCTTCTCGTTCGATCGGGATCTGAACAGGGTTCGCGACGAGTTCGGCCTCGCCCGCGGACGCGATCTGTTTCTGCTCTCCGGCCTCTCGGCGCAGCAGGTGCTCGTCCTTTGTCCACCCGAGTACTGCGAACCGCCCGCCGATTGGGCGCCGTCGGTACGCTGTACGGGCTATACGCTCTTCGATACCCCTCGAAATTGGAGAGATCCTCCCGAGCTGCAGGCGTTTCTCGACGATGGGCCGCCGCCGGTTCTGGTGTCGCTTGGAACGAGCGCCGCGATGGATGCCGGGTCGTTCGTTGCTGTTGTCGAGTCGGCCCTTGACGAACTCGGTCTCCGTGGGCTCTTCCTCGTCGGACAGGAGTCGAACCTCCCGACCGGCCACTCGTCGTGCCACGCCCATTTCGCGTACGTTCCGCTCTCTCGCGTTCTGGGTTGGAGTGCCGTGGCCCTCCACCCGGGGGGCTTCGGGACGGTCGCGCAGGTCGTGACGGCCGGAGTCCCGTCGGTCGTGGTCCCGCGCGCGTTCGATCAGGCGTACCACGGAGCCCGGATCGAGGCGCTCGGGCTGGGGCGTACCGTCCCCTGGGCCCGCCTCCGCGCGGGTCGGCTCGTGGCGGCGCTCCGCGATGTCCAGGAGGACGTGGGGTTGCGACCCAGATGCCGAGAGTTCGCGGAGAGCCTGCGGGGCGGCAACGGTGTGAAGGTCGCGTGCGACCGGATCGAAGAGCGCCTTCGAGAGCGAGCCTAG
- a CDS encoding alanine/glycine:cation symporter family protein yields the protein MGLDEWVDEALGPVADALTAAVFVSFELGGAAVPLIVLWLVAAGVFFTVYLRAINFRGFREAVRIVAGKGSQESESGEISAYAALSTAISGTVGIGNIGGVAIALSLGGPGATFWMIAAGFLGMATKCAECTLGVKYRTHHEDGSVSGGPMYTLARGFSARGFAGLGRALGGFYALAMVIGCLGIGNMFQSNQAYQQFVVVTGGDSSFFENNAGLFGVLLASAVGLVILGGIRSIARVAERLVPLMAALYLLGGLLVIAMNLSALPGAVVAIFAGAFSPEGIAGGVVGVMILGFQRAAFSNEAGLGSAAIAHSAVRTHHPATEGLVALLEPFIDTVVICTVTALVILTTIYEPGLAEKGLEGVEITSAAFASTLPWSPVLVALAALLFAFTTMISWSYYGLKGWTYLVGERPWAVRAFQLVFCGFIVLGCLLELDAVLRLSDALIFVVALPNVVGLYVMAPEVRALLDEYLADSE from the coding sequence GTGGGATTGGACGAGTGGGTCGATGAGGCGCTGGGGCCGGTCGCGGACGCGTTGACCGCTGCCGTCTTCGTTTCGTTCGAGTTGGGGGGAGCCGCTGTCCCGCTCATCGTGCTTTGGCTGGTGGCGGCTGGTGTGTTCTTCACCGTCTACCTGCGGGCCATCAATTTTCGAGGGTTCAGGGAGGCCGTGCGGATCGTCGCCGGGAAGGGCTCCCAGGAATCCGAGAGCGGCGAGATCAGCGCGTACGCCGCCTTGTCGACGGCCATCTCCGGAACGGTCGGGATCGGAAACATAGGCGGTGTGGCCATCGCGTTGTCGCTCGGAGGGCCGGGAGCGACTTTCTGGATGATCGCTGCCGGCTTCCTCGGGATGGCGACTAAGTGTGCGGAGTGCACGCTGGGAGTCAAGTACCGTACCCATCACGAGGATGGGAGCGTTTCCGGCGGGCCGATGTACACGCTGGCCCGCGGATTCAGTGCGCGAGGGTTCGCCGGTCTCGGGCGCGCATTGGGAGGCTTCTATGCGCTCGCGATGGTGATCGGCTGCCTTGGCATCGGCAACATGTTCCAGTCCAATCAGGCCTACCAGCAGTTCGTAGTGGTGACCGGAGGGGACAGCAGCTTCTTCGAGAACAATGCAGGCTTGTTCGGCGTGTTGCTCGCGTCGGCGGTCGGGCTGGTCATCCTCGGTGGCATTCGGTCGATCGCGCGGGTGGCCGAGCGGCTCGTCCCGCTCATGGCGGCGCTCTATCTCCTCGGTGGTTTGCTCGTAATTGCGATGAATCTCTCCGCGCTGCCCGGCGCGGTAGTCGCGATCTTCGCGGGGGCGTTCTCGCCGGAGGGCATTGCCGGTGGCGTCGTCGGTGTGATGATCCTCGGGTTCCAGCGGGCGGCTTTCTCGAACGAGGCCGGGCTCGGCTCGGCTGCCATCGCCCACTCTGCAGTCCGCACGCATCATCCGGCGACGGAGGGCCTCGTCGCGTTGCTCGAACCGTTCATCGACACGGTCGTGATCTGCACCGTCACGGCCTTGGTGATCTTGACGACCATTTACGAGCCGGGCCTGGCGGAGAAGGGTCTCGAGGGTGTCGAGATCACATCGGCGGCGTTCGCGAGCACGCTGCCTTGGTCCCCGGTCCTGGTGGCGCTGGCGGCGCTGTTGTTCGCGTTCACGACCATGATCAGCTGGTCGTACTACGGACTGAAGGGATGGACCTATCTCGTGGGCGAGCGGCCCTGGGCCGTCCGCGCCTTTCAGCTCGTCTTCTGCGGCTTTATCGTTCTCGGCTGTTTGCTCGAACTCGACGCTGTTCTGCGGCTCTCGGACGCGCTGATTTTCGTCGTGGCGCTTCCGAACGTCGTTGGCCTGTATGTGATGGCACCCGAGGTGCGTGCGCTCCTCGACGAGTATCTGGCGGACTCCGAGTAG
- a CDS encoding response regulator, giving the protein MEPLPGPIRALVVDDNQMNRLIAQRLLERLGVAVEIACDGREALDVLGSRSFDVVFMDQHMPEMDGIEATREIRKREGGFCHTVIVAFTACHLEEDRQRCFAAGMDDFLGKPVRAQQFSQMLERWVREPGTS; this is encoded by the coding sequence ATGGAACCACTACCGGGACCAATTCGGGCACTCGTCGTCGACGACAACCAGATGAATCGGTTGATCGCTCAGCGGCTGCTCGAGCGGCTCGGCGTCGCCGTCGAGATCGCCTGCGATGGCCGAGAGGCGCTCGACGTCCTCGGTTCGCGGTCGTTTGACGTGGTCTTCATGGACCAACACATGCCGGAGATGGACGGCATCGAGGCCACCCGCGAGATCCGCAAGCGCGAGGGTGGGTTCTGTCACACGGTGATCGTCGCCTTCACCGCCTGCCATCTCGAAGAGGACCGCCAGCGCTGCTTCGCAGCGGGGATGGACGACTTCCTGGGCAAACCCGTCCGGGCGCAGCAGTTCTCACAGATGCTCGAGCGCTGGGTCCGGGAACCCGGCACGAGCTGA
- a CDS encoding AAA family ATPase, translated as MWEPPSAPDAEGPARIRDALRRSELFRALRAILLRAAETRPLIFVVEDLHWVDPASEEFLQFLAELIPASLLAERRRSLHRTIGAAIEELYADRLAEHFEVLAHHFARRAEWSKALGIAE; from the coding sequence TTGTGGGAACCTCCGTCTGCGCCCGACGCGGAGGGGCCCGCTCGGATCCGCGATGCGCTCCGGCGCAGCGAGCTCTTCCGCGCGCTCCGGGCGATTCTCCTTCGTGCGGCCGAAACGCGCCCCCTCATCTTCGTCGTCGAGGACCTGCACTGGGTGGATCCCGCGTCCGAGGAGTTTCTCCAGTTCCTTGCCGAGTTGATTCCCGCGAGTCTCCTCGCGGAACGTCGCCGATCGCTTCATCGAACGATCGGGGCGGCGATCGAAGAACTGTACGCGGATCGGCTCGCGGAACACTTCGAGGTACTCGCACATCACTTCGCCCGCAGGGCAGAGTGGAGCAAGGCGCTGGGCATCGCCGAGTGA